The sequence below is a genomic window from Pelmatolapia mariae isolate MD_Pm_ZW linkage group LG9, Pm_UMD_F_2, whole genome shotgun sequence.
tattagttttagtttttataagtaaatattagttatttatttagtaattactaatattagtgtttttattattagtttttttttattagttatcTTTCAAAATACGGTGATTTTGATATGTTATTaatgtctctttttttaaatcagagacTATCCTCACAAGATTTGGTGaaacatttaaagtaaaaacaacaaacaaaaccaccaccAACTCTGAATCAAAACAGTGGATTCTGGAACAAAGAACAACATGAGCATCGTCCGAATTCAAAAAGTTAGATTAAAACATTGACACAGAACTTTGTGCTTTTCTCCATCACAAGATTTGATTGACAAAATATTTCTTGACAGCAGACCTTCCTCAGTAGTTGTGGTTCATTGTTAGCTCATTAACACGAGTGAATGAAAACATTTAGGGTGTAACCCACAGGTGTTACAGGTATTTTCACATCACCTTCCAACTTTCTGTTATATTTGTTTCAGTCCCATGAGAACATGTTTTTTCTCTCTAAAAGCTAAAGACTCTGACAAGTTATTTTTATGATGTGGTGATAGGATAGCAGGGTTGGGTCAAATGTTAAACTATCAGAGCAGATCTGAATAAACAGAGATCACTGTCTAGTAACAGGGTCATTATgtccaacaaaaacaaagaaattcttCTCCAATGAAAAGCGAAAGCTGCTGTCCCAGATTCTTTTCTGCATAGTGATCTAACCAGGTCAGAGGTTTTCTGAATCTCTACAAGATTAACTCACATAATCTGAACTAAATGCTGagtaaattaaaatacaaaacaataattcaCATGAAACATACAATGCGCATAAAATATTTACTAGATCTTTTGTAATATTAAACTTTCTTATTTGATTGTAGAAGGAGAACATGGCCAGTTTCAGCAGTGTCTCTGtaatcttttcatttttatatttacctCAATACGTcactttaaaaagagaaaagggctAGAGGTATTAAACTCTGTGTTTTGGGTATTCTGATGCTGTTAAGGTCGCTGAGTCTGttcccagtgttttgtgtgtgtgcgtgtgttttttaaaaatatatgttgtAATTTGTTTTGAGAAGTGAGTTATGTTTCTAGTTCTTAGTCTTTTGGTAATTTAGTCAGTTCCTTTTTGTGTGCAGGTTGTTGTCGTCTCACCCATGTGTATCCTTCCCAGTGTCACCAGTGTGTAGTCTATCATGTCTCCCTATGAATGTCAAGTTCAGTGTTGCTGTCTCTCTCTGACTGTCTCTGCAATTGTCACTGTTTCCATTCCTCAGTGTTTGTGATTTACTGTGTTTTGTGATAGTCATTGTTTTATGTGATTTGTGTTCAGTGTTGCTGTCTCTGTCTCGTTATGTCTACTTTactccagctgtgttcccatgtgTCTACACCCTCGTGTGTATATCTTGTTTCTGTCTCCCCTTGTGCTTTTTCAGAGTGTATTGTTCTTTTCCACAGTCTTTGTTTATCTGATTGATGAGTCATTAAAGGGCTCGCCTTCAATTAAACCTCCTGCTGCCGATGTGTCTGCAGTTGTGGGTCCTCCTTCACCACACCCTGACAGATGCAGTGTATACTGAAAGCTCAGTAGTGctgtcattttcagtttttgtgtgtgacCTGACAGCACTGAtgttgttttgaagtttgttgAACTTCATTTGAAAATTTAGTTTGGTTTGGAAATTTGAGAATATGAAGATGTGATTccagaaatgttttttcttgAAAAGAGAAAACTACAGGCCAAGTTCTCTGGCTTGCATCAAAAATATTAGAACAAATTCTTCTGGATAGGCAGGACATGAAAActactgacaaaaataaacaacaaagattTCTGCACATATATTCTGAATGACCTTGTTTCCATATCTGACAACGAAAATGTGACTTTGTTCATGCGAGTTTCAAAAAGGTGAGATATTGTCAccttttctgtttcagtttgTACATGGATGATTTTTCTAAGTCACAAGTAGAGTACTGGTTATATGATAGACGAGAGTCTTATTGATAATTTGATAGATGCTGACATTTCAGTTATTCGATTGCGTCATAGTGCTGGCTCATAACAGCTTCAGTTGAGgattttctcttcttctgtgtGGGAGATGAAGTGTTAAATTTTGTGAATGCAGGTGGATATTGAGGACATGTGATCTCTGTGGTGATGATGTTGAGAATGTGCAGAGCTTGTGTTGTAAGTACAGATATCCTTGCCTGTAATTTTACATCTGCTCAGATTATGTTAAAATAGCTGTTTTTAGAGACTACTGCACTCCATTATTTACTGCACACCTGTGGTGTATATTCagtaaagcaaaaaaataaaacttcagGTTGCATGTCATGATGCATTCAAGATCTTGATCAAGCCGCCAAGGTGGAAAAGGACACGCCAAATGTTTGTGATTTGGCGTTCCTACCGTTCACTGTCTGCTGATAAGATTTTATCAGTGAATGGATTCAGATGGAGTCATAATGGCCTTGATTGGACCAACTTTAAGTGACACAAGACATTTCACCTGCTTCTGGAAATAGTGGAATAAAAGCTCATTTAATTGttgtgttttgatttattttgtgttattaCAGAGGTGATGATGTTGTGGGTGTTATTGTCCTTATGTTTTTagaatttagattaaaataaaagcaggtCTCTTAACATTTATAAATAACTGCATTAAACTTTCCCACATCTACTCTGATTAGCATACTAAATAATCAAatattagttttagtttttattagttattagttatttatttagtaaaataaataactaaccacacacacacacacacacacacacacacacacacacacacacacacacacacactcacacacacacacacacacacacacacacacacacacacacacacacacacacacacacacaactctgAATCAAAACAGTGGATTCTGGAACAAAGAACAACATGAGCATCATCTGAAATCAAAAAgttagttttgctgaaaaaaaacattcacataGAACTTTGTGCTTTTCTCCATCACAACATTTGACTGACATAATATTTCTTGACAGCAGACTTCCTCAGTACTTGTGGTTCATTGTTAGCTCATTAACACGAGTGAATGAAAACATTTAGGGTGTAACCCACAGGTGTTACAGGTATTTTCACATCACTGTCCAACTTTCTGTTATATTTGTTTCAGTCTCGTGGCAGCATGTTTGTTTCTCTATAAGAAGCTAAAGACTCTCACGAGATTGTTTTATGATGTGGTGACAGGAGAGCAGGGCTGGGTCAACTGTTAAAATAGCAGAGCAGACCTGACTGAGGTCAATTGCACACAATAAGTTGGTTGTTTTTTAGCCTCTTGTGtctaacaaaaacatttaaattcttCTGTAATGAAAagtgaatgaaatgaaaagtgAAAGCTGTCTCAGTTTTCTTCCAGTGATCTAACCACTATCGaactttgttattatttattaatatttatatttattcatatctTAAAATGCTCAATTGaacaaaaccacaaaactgGATAAACAAGAACATCGGCACTCACAGGTGCATATAAAAGACTTTAACTCTTACTGGAAAAGCAAATGGATGCTGACACATTTCAGCATGTGGCTTCCCTCCATGTTTCTGATACACATGTGAGAGTAACTCCTGAGAAAGCACCACCTTCACCTAGTTTATGGTGAACACAGGTGATGGCAATCATCAGTCTATCAACAATAATCAAAGTACATGATGCCTAGTTTTGTGCACTTAAATACATGCATCCAACAACAGCTGCACATAAATATATCTaaatgaagagaaaagaaggacagaaaacaggtagacatgaaataaaaaaagtcaacaGCCAACACATATGGGAGACACCAGTGGCAAACAGTGTATCTTGGAGTATTAAATTATGAATTAttgacttgttttttgttttgttttaaatgattatCCTTATGTGCTGCAGGGAACCAATAACTCTTGTTGCTATGTGTCTCCAACTACTGAACATTTagatttttactgttttggaATACATGTTTAGCTTTTTGGAAATATGACATGCTGTATTTCATGTTTGGTATAATTCATATTCCTCTCTTTGAATGAGTTCCAGCAGTCAGTAACCACCTGCCTTCTAtagtgttatttttgtgcctctattctgagcgcatataaaaaaataaataaattgcaagTGCAAATATACACACACTATAACAGCCCAGAATGTGGCTAAATCCAGTGGAGTGGTTTAGTTTAAACTATATAAAAACCAACAATGGTCTTAAAAaactatatatttaaaataaaaaaattaaacatgctAAGCCAAAGTAGATATAGTTATATTCTGGACCGTGTTTCCAGAATGCAGTAGCTAGCAAGCTGATTGAAGACTgtaacagccaatcagagtttTTGCATCCAGGTCTGTGATTGTGTGTGGCACTTATAACGGTACAAGAGTTGAGCATGCGTGGTGCAGAGATGTTGAGAGCGAGAGCGACACACTGAGAGCAGGTCCACAGATGTCTGTcagcacacagagcagagatctgGGCAAGAGCAAATGCCAACAACTGAGCATATATGTCATGGTCTGTGGAGACAGACCGTGCGGAGGTGTGTGTTGTGGACCCAGGTGTGAACACAGGTGAGGAGACGGGAGTGAACTTAAActgaaagcgagcctttatttgggCCGATACAGAGGAAAGTAGACAAAACATAACAGGGGCCGAGACCGCAACTAACTAAAAACCTGAACTGGAAAAACACTTAACTTGGCCAGAAGGAAGgtacacagacgacgcgacacagactgaatgaaacacagagactaaataccCACAGGGATGATCAGGGGAAGAGGAAACACAAGAGGaagaacagctgacacacatgaacctaatgacaggacaggggcAGTGAAGctaaatacaatgaacaaagaacaccagactctttcaaaataaaacaggaaacatggagacataGACATGACACGACCTTGACAACAAgaaccacacagacatgaaacatgacagGTAGACAGTACAGGGGGAGATGACAGAAACAACTACGAAACAAAGGACTAAACTGCAACCTAGAAATCAACTAGATGAGCTAAACTAGAACACAAATGAATACAAAGGATAcataaaaactcaaacactgggtcacatgaCCCAGTACCATGACAgtatatggataatagcaaacactcaaatacatttcttgcatgcagcaatgaattttgttcgctcaaaataattttcttctcaaCATGCAACATTTGCACTTGCAGCATTTTTTGGCGTGCGCTTAGAATACAGGCACAAAAATAATGCCATAGTCTTCAATGCTCAATAAATGTCTTGTACACCTGATAAAAAATGTCTGACTATAGGGGACAGCTTGTAATAACTTCTAATGCTACTCTTGTGATCAGAAAGCCTAGTTCCTGCTCACTGTGTATGATGATTGCTCTTCGGTCTCCTTTAGTAATAATGACACTTAAAATAATAGTattgttttaataaatgaacTTGATACATTAATAAATATAGCATATTCTATaactctggaggccaggatcacTGAACTGGAGATCCAGCACTGTACCCTTGAAAAACTCATAGCTAGCTAGGTTCCTGTAATCAGTGTATCAAAGGTAGCGTAGTCCCCTGGGAGGTTGTGCCGAGAAGCTAGAAAAGCAGGATTGCTGGGTGACAGTAGGAGGGGGCGTTTTTTTCCCACTCTGCGACACACCGAGTGGGGAATTTGAGGTCACAAAAATGAATATTGAAtaggtgtgtaactttgccaaaacaatgttggagttttctctggttccctccccaatcagaccaggagtgacatgtttagctaCATGTTCTCACCGCTCTTCTTCTTAAATATCTGGCTGTCAGAGTGGTGTCCTAAAAAGACTTTAAAGACAGTTGGGACACTTTCTGTTAGGAGAGAATGCATCCATTACACTTTAGATGGACCAGCTGTCATTACAAGAAATGCGTCCAATTTTATTACAACTCTCCAAACATGACTATCCAGACATGAGAACTGTTTGGACTGAATGTACACATGTACTTTTGTTTTACTGTAATTGCTTTGGAAAACACGATTAAGAAggtggttaaggttaggcatacgGTTATGGTTGATTGGGATTAAGGTTATGATTAGGGCTGTAATACACGGCTGGAACGTGTGTTACCACCGGGAGCGTCAATCTATTGTATTCCATCCACAACCTGCCATGTCTCATACTGAAAGCGGGAACGCAGAAGGTTACCTTTTGCGTTACTGAGGAAGACCTCGGGACGTAACAAATCATCAGTATATTACACGGTCAGAATGAGACCAAAGAACAACGAGACACTTTGTTTCTTAGTTTATTGAAGTAGTTTGTTCCAGTTTACAAAGGTTAATAAGCGTTCAGTACCTCATTTAGCAGAAATTCATAATAAACCATAAAAGATCATTTATCTTGTCTCGTTTGTCTGTTAATTCTTATCTAgtctattaaagaaaaaaacaaaaaatctgtcTTGCATCATCTACCTCTTCATGATACTCACTCACTCAACGGTCTATCTTTccgtaaaagaaaaaaactatttcCGAGCACTTTAAGTTATACATTATTCTGGTCTTTGAGTATTGTGTTTACCACCGTCATTAGTTTTTCAACCTGATCAGAACCTGATTTGTTGTTCTCAAAGAGAACACACCTGTTTCCACACTTTTCAACCATTTTCTTCAGATCAGGTTGGCAAGAATGAAGAAAATCCTCCAAGCCCATTCCTGCCTGCTGCAAGTCGTTTCCTCGGGTGAACAGGATGATTGTTCGTCCTCTAACTTCTCTCCCAAAAGCTTTTTCTAACTTTTCCATTATGTCTCTCTCACCATCTGTAAATCTGCTCACATGCATCACaagtacaaacacacacggTCCTGACTCACAGAGTTGTTTGCACCTTTTCACATGTTTGCCTCTAACTGATGGAGCAATGTCATCATCAAAGATATCTGGAGTATCAATCACATTTACGTCTACACCATTGATCTCAGTTTGTACATTCTGGCAATTTGTGGTGACCGGCGTTGAACTGGGTCTAGAAACAAAGTGTTTCTGTCCAAGGATGGTGTTCCCACTGGCACTCTTTCCAGTCCCAGCCATTCCCAAAAGAACAAGGTTCACTGTGGTGCCAGTGTGTCTTCCTGCATAGATGTATACCAATAACAATGTAAGggaaagtgaaaaaagaatgtGGTTAAAATGAGTGAATATTTGTTGCAGTGTTTTTCATTAAGTGCTTTTTGCTTCAACCATCATGTGAAAAACGCTGCTTGACCCAATAACCCGTTAGTATGTTCTTTATATAGTACTTAAAAGTGATTGTGGTTTACCTGTCTTTGTCTCATCAGTGTGTGGTCTTGATATACATTGTAATCCACGGTCCCAACTACAAGTTAGTAATAGAAGAAATACAAATTAATCAATAAGCTGCTTGTTGTTTCATAAATAATTATTACTATAAAAGTTTGCAAacatttcagagttttttctgTTAACTACATTTATAAAATATTTCATAGCATATATGTATGCCATGTAAAGACACTATGTTCATAATGTAATTTACATGCTAAAGCTAAATCAAAAGTGCTCGACTTTAGCTTTACCTCAGTGCCGCCGGTTGTCTGTCTTTAGTCTCGTTGCTTCTGAATATGCTGAAAaagcttcccatgatgcaggATTTGAACGAATAACCTGTGGGtccaaatgtcaatgccagcaCAACTCTGAACtcttccttttttgtttaaGTAACTCATTTAACAATTTAGTATATCTCAGTTGTTTTCAGATGATTCACATAAATCTTAAATCTAAAGTTAACAAAGGTCTCTTAAGAGATTTATTGTGACAAACGTAAGAATAACCTTTCTTTGATACTCTTTGAGAAATCAGAGACCTTTTTTCtaattatttagatttttttttattgctacaAAGCAAATAAATGTACAAGCACAACTTACAGTGAGTGGAAGTTGTTCAGTCTGTTGAAGCTTAACTCTGTGTGACACTGTCTAAAGTCTGCAGATTGCTGTTCTCTGGCTGTATAATACTGGAGGAGGCGTGTCATCTGTTGAGCTATAAAAAGCAACTTGTTGCAGAGCAGTTTTAACATTCATCTTTCACCTGTGCAGTGACAACAGTgaaaaaaatggctttaattCCAGCAGGTAAgacttattattaataattgttttttttttaacttattttcctAAAGTGTAAAAACTTCTCAGTTTCACTTCGGTTCTTGTTACCCCCTTGTGTACATGTGTTAAATCAAATGACTGAAATGTGTTTCAGGTCCTGATTTGAGGATTGTGATGATTGGAAAAACTGGTGTGGGCAAGAGTGCTGTTGGGAACACCATCCTGGGATGTGAGCATTTCAGATCTTGTCCTTTATCTGCATCAGTGACTGAGTTCTGTCAAAAAGCTTGGACACAGTGGGGGAAGAGATTAGTTAGTGTTGTAGACACACCAGGGATCCTGGACACTTCAAAATCAGATGAGTTCATCAAAAGAGAAATTGTGAAATGTGTTGAAATCTCCTCTCCTGGTCCTCATGTGTTCCTGTTGGTCATTCAAATCGGCCGATTCACGAGAGAAGAGAAAAACTCAGTGGAAGCCCTGCAGGAGCTGTTTGGCCCCGAGGCAAACAAGTACATGATTGTGCTCTTCACCCGAGGTGGTGATCTTGGAGGCATATCCATAGAGCAGTATGTACGTGACGCTGAGCCAGGGCTTAAACGCATCATCCAAAGCTGTGGAAACAGGTACCACGTCTTTGACAACATCAGCAGCGACAGAAAGCAGGTGGTGGAGTTGGTCAAGAAGATCGACAAAATGATGGAAGTAAATAGAAACACGCACTACACAGACGCCATGTATAAAGAGGTAGAGGAAGCACGCAAAAAGGGAGTAACACTGCAGCAGTATAGGTTCACTGAGTCTTTATGTAAACGTATCAAACTTTTTCGCATCATTCTTGGGAAAGATTAAACTGTTGTAACTTTTGTTTACCCACATGAAATATACAATCTTGTCATGATGGCAGACAGAGTGTAGATAGCTGTGTAAGATCAATATACGTTGATTTCCCATAAAgaaataacacaataaaatattgttCATTATGTGAGTTTATCTTTTGATGTTAAAGAAGAAAGTATTTATAAGTGAAATAATGATCATGTAAGCTGTCTATTAAAGCATTTATTTCCTCTGTTGCATCTATTCTGATTTGTATATGTGCACGAAATTATGGTGGTTATGTCTGCGTTTAATTGTacattgttttaatcttttgaACAATTTAGGGGACAATAGTTAAATTTAGTcaagtaaatattttatataaatggGAATTGTGgattgttttgtcttttaaagAATGTGGACTTCAGTTTATAAGGAGTTTTTATGTTGGGTCTGTTCTGCTCTGGCTGTTTGTATTAAAACACATTATGAAAATTTCCCTTTAGGCTCATTATTGTTTGACAATTATTCGTGTAAAGCTTCTAGCCTAAAAAAAGCTAATAATCACACCACTTTCATCAGTTATTTGTCATTCTAAGATGACAACATCAGAGCCAAATGTTCCACCACTTCATTTATTACTATTTTTTGCCTGTGTGAATGAGAGAAAATTAGATGACATGTATCAACAGGTTTCTAGGTGTACATCTATTTACATAAAGATTATTGGTTCTCACTTATTATGATTTAACTGGTTTGATATTAATCATAGTGACTTACAATtatatatattacctttttcttttactgttctACTGACATATTTAGTTAATTTCCTTTAAATTATTTTGACTATTTAGTTGATTTGCTTTATTACTTCAGGTTTGACTTCAGATTTCCAAGTCTATCCTTACAAGATTGGGAAAACATGTTTAAagacatattaaaagaacatgtaaataatatttaaacacTTCTGTTGTGAAACAGCAGACTCAAACACTTAAATACTGAGCCATGTTTtgcagaaagacagacgcatcagctgaacaacaacagctTTAATACCTTTAATACATTCAACCATCTTTAATATTTCTGGTTATCAGCATAAGCAGGTGAAAATATTCTCTATAGGAACAGGTATTACCGGTATTTCAACATCACTATGCAACTTCCTGTCATGACAGCAGAGGTGTTTCCTCTGAGAATCCTGGCTCTGCCAGAGTTTAAGAGTTGGACGGACAAGGTTACATTTATTTAGGATTATTTCTAATCTGCACAGGATTCAAAGTGTGAGGGTTCCCCAGTCCGCCCTGTGCTCTGTCAGcgcctctctccctctctctgtcgttctttgtttgttttggtgtcTACTTCATAGGCAGGGCTAATTCCAGCTCCCTACAAATCACTCCCTTGAGTGATCGCTACCACTTCTTCGCGGTCACTCCTCACTGGATCGTTGACCTACCTCGTTAGTTAAGCCCCAGCCCCTCGGGTATTTACTGCTTACCATGTTTCCCTGTGTGATGGTGTTCTCCGGTGTTCCATCCTAGGTGTTTGGTGAAAGTGTGTCCACAGGTTTATATTGTGATGTGGATGTGTGGACCAGGAGGGGGCCTGATTTCCTAATCAGGCCCCCTCCTGTTAGGTGTACATTCCCCTAAGTCTTGTGTTTGGTGTTAGGAAATTTAAATAAACCTGTTGAACTTTTGGAAATGTCCCGCTTCCGAATCTTGCTAGCTTGCATTGGATGTGACAGAACAACCCAGCCACACATCAAGGACTCAGGCTCTGACCCTGTATGCCTCTCCACCCAGGAGGCGCAGCTCAGCAGGCACGAACAATTATTCTGCCTCTTCTCT
It includes:
- the LOC134635056 gene encoding uncharacterized protein LOC134635056: MGSFFSIFRSNETKDRQPAALSWDRGLQCISRPHTDETKTGRHTGTTVNLVLLGMAGTGKSASGNTILGQKHFVSRPSSTPVTTNCQNVQTEINGVDVNVIDTPDIFDDDIAPSVRGKHVKRCKQLCESGPCVFVLVMHVSRFTDGERDIMEKLEKAFGREVRGRTIILFTRGNDLQQAGMGLEDFLHSCQPDLKKMVEKCGNRCVLFENNKSGSDQVEKLMTVVNTILKDQNNV
- the LOC134635057 gene encoding GTPase IMAP family member 7-like, which gives rise to MALIPAGPDLRIVMIGKTGVGKSAVGNTILGCEHFRSCPLSASVTEFCQKAWTQWGKRLVSVVDTPGILDTSKSDEFIKREIVKCVEISSPGPHVFLLVIQIGRFTREEKNSVEALQELFGPEANKYMIVLFTRGGDLGGISIEQYVRDAEPGLKRIIQSCGNRYHVFDNISSDRKQVVELVKKIDKMMEVNRNTHYTDAMYKEVEEARKKGVTLQQYRFTESLCKRIKLFRIILGKD